One region of Candidatus Bathyarchaeota archaeon genomic DNA includes:
- a CDS encoding thiolase domain-containing protein: MQSPLASIVSVGLSKFGKLEGFSLREIFAMAAKEAFDNCPNLNVKKDIKALFIGHMIEGSEHQGQTGPLACDWIGLPEIPSFRFESACASSGSALRNGIFAIMSGLFDIVIVGGVERLTHLAVSEATEYLASSADYAFEQWHGFTFPALFASIARAHMHKYGTKEEHLAMVAVKNHSHGAKNPKAHIQKEVSIDKVMESRVVASPLKLYDCSLISDGASCLVLTNPKIARKFTDSPVNIIGSGQAGDTIGIYEREDLTTLDASARAAAQAYKMAGVKPEEINLAEVHDCFTIAEILAYEALGFCKRGDGKNLIEEKDTCIDGCIPVNTSGGLKSKGHPVGATGTAQACEIFLQLTNQADKRQVSKAELGLSHNMGGTGSTAIVHIYKRG; this comes from the coding sequence ATGCAAAGTCCGTTAGCATCTATCGTTTCTGTTGGTCTATCAAAATTTGGAAAGCTTGAAGGTTTTTCTCTAAGAGAAATTTTTGCTATGGCAGCTAAAGAAGCTTTTGATAACTGCCCTAATTTGAATGTTAAAAAGGATATTAAAGCCCTATTCATAGGGCATATGATTGAAGGTTCAGAACATCAAGGGCAGACTGGTCCTTTGGCTTGCGATTGGATAGGTCTTCCTGAAATTCCATCTTTCAGATTTGAAAGTGCTTGTGCGTCATCAGGTTCAGCTTTGAGAAATGGTATTTTCGCAATTATGTCAGGTTTATTTGATATAGTAATTGTAGGTGGAGTGGAGCGACTTACCCATTTAGCTGTATCCGAAGCCACAGAATATCTTGCTTCCTCTGCTGATTATGCATTTGAACAATGGCACGGCTTTACCTTTCCAGCGCTTTTTGCTTCAATAGCTAGAGCTCATATGCATAAGTACGGAACAAAAGAAGAGCATCTAGCCATGGTTGCAGTTAAGAACCATTCTCACGGAGCGAAAAATCCTAAAGCCCATATTCAGAAAGAAGTTAGCATAGATAAAGTGATGGAATCCAGAGTAGTTGCTTCTCCTTTAAAATTGTATGACTGTTCCTTAATATCTGATGGTGCAAGTTGCTTGGTGCTTACAAATCCAAAGATAGCTAGAAAATTCACCGATTCTCCAGTGAATATTATAGGCAGTGGGCAGGCTGGAGATACAATAGGCATCTATGAAAGGGAGGATTTAACCACTTTGGATGCAAGTGCTAGGGCAGCTGCTCAGGCTTATAAAATGGCTGGAGTGAAACCAGAAGAGATAAACTTGGCTGAAGTGCATGATTGCTTTACGATAGCTGAGATCTTGGCATATGAAGCTTTAGGATTCTGTAAACGTGGAGATGGAAAAAATCTCATAGAGGAAAAGGATACTTGTATAGATGGATGCATTCCTGTAAATACAAGTGGGGGTCTTAAATCGAAAGGCCACCCAGTTGGCGCTACTGGTACTGCTCAAGCTTGTGAAATCTTTCTGCAACTAACAAATCAAGCGGATAAAAGACAAGTTTCAAAAGCTGAATTAGGATTGTCACATAATATGGGTGGGACCGGAAGTACTGCAATAGTTCACATATATAAAAGAGGATAA
- a CDS encoding Zn-ribbon domain-containing OB-fold protein: MMAKNQVNKDPSTVGGDLEEFVRDENGNIYPTIENFYRFCSERKLMGIKCKECGIIIVPPRMNCSKCDSSHFDWVNLEGKGKLLTYSVVHIAPTDFQAIAPYIVGIVELEEGQKLPGIVKLKEIEDIKIGMDLVVDFEKASTESWVGNTRYYFKQP, translated from the coding sequence ATGATGGCTAAAAATCAAGTTAATAAAGATCCTTCTACAGTTGGCGGCGATTTAGAAGAATTTGTCAGAGATGAAAATGGTAATATCTATCCTACGATAGAGAACTTTTACAGATTCTGTTCAGAGAGAAAACTTATGGGAATCAAGTGTAAGGAATGCGGAATCATTATAGTTCCACCCAGAATGAACTGTTCAAAATGTGACTCCTCCCATTTTGACTGGGTCAATCTTGAAGGAAAAGGAAAGTTGCTAACATACTCGGTTGTTCACATAGCCCCAACCGATTTTCAAGCAATAGCCCCTTACATCGTAGGAATTGTAGAGCTTGAAGAGGGTCAGAAGTTGCCTGGGATTGTCAAGTTAAAGGAAATTGAAGATATTAAAATTGGGATGGATCTTGTAGTTGATTTTGAAAAAGCATCTACCGAATCCTGGGTAGGCAATACAAGATACTATTTCAAACAGCCTTAA
- a CDS encoding ATP synthase subunit C has product MSTIRLLVLITVLSLMMGTFIASTYAAEEEGEGTAQQDQFMAMAIAVGLSSIGAGYAVAGTGAAATASITEKPELFGRTIVYVGMAEGIAIYGLLIAFLIWISA; this is encoded by the coding sequence ATGAGCACAATAAGGTTATTAGTTCTAATTACTGTTTTGTCCTTGATGATGGGGACGTTTATCGCTTCCACATATGCGGCTGAAGAAGAAGGCGAGGGAACAGCTCAACAGGATCAATTTATGGCAATGGCTATAGCTGTTGGTCTTTCATCTATTGGAGCCGGATATGCAGTCGCAGGTACTGGTGCTGCCGCTACTGCAAGTATAACAGAGAAACCAGAGCTCTTTGGTCGTACGATCGTCTATGTCGGAATGGCCGAAGGAATAGCGATTTACGGTCTACTTATAGCTTTCCTAATATGGATTAGTGCATAA
- a CDS encoding V-type ATPase subunit, translated as MTTYLTTRCHGLMTHLLSDEILDALSATKNSQELKDILTPTDYGKHFREQDKGVDSSFEEIYGKVLVERYNFLSKISTDDIREFLISFQRKFEIQNIIRILRSKIIKTTNQPFDDILYPIKDFTKINFDAIGEAESLEDAIAALRNTPYGRVKDSLDWYKKYDSFLPIEFGLRKIYYNMLFENLKRIPSGDRKNVDQLIRTEVDIANCFTSSAASVFDYDEELIESMLIPYTSKISMHTLRSVIRIDSEHEILTLLSPYYEVIKNLLAKEETMAQTEALRFLRNKIIKQKILESMNFTYVLCYLYLCEFEFRDLTFITLAVQHNVKPDDYLIYKK; from the coding sequence TTGACTACATATCTTACAACAAGATGCCATGGTTTGATGACTCATTTATTGAGTGATGAAATACTCGATGCTCTTTCCGCCACTAAGAACTCCCAAGAGTTAAAAGACATTCTAACTCCAACGGATTACGGTAAGCATTTTAGAGAACAGGACAAAGGTGTTGATTCCTCATTTGAGGAGATCTATGGTAAGGTTCTGGTTGAAAGATACAATTTTCTATCAAAAATCTCCACAGATGACATTAGAGAATTTTTAATATCTTTTCAACGGAAATTTGAAATTCAAAATATTATAAGAATTCTTAGAAGTAAGATTATAAAAACTACAAATCAACCTTTCGATGATATTCTGTATCCTATCAAAGATTTTACAAAAATAAATTTCGATGCAATTGGTGAAGCTGAGAGCTTAGAAGATGCTATTGCAGCACTTAGGAACACTCCTTATGGAAGAGTGAAAGATAGCCTTGATTGGTATAAAAAATACGACAGTTTTTTGCCGATAGAATTCGGACTTAGAAAGATATATTATAACATGCTATTTGAAAATCTAAAAAGAATACCATCTGGGGACAGAAAGAATGTTGACCAACTTATTAGAACTGAAGTGGACATCGCCAATTGTTTTACAAGTTCTGCAGCAAGTGTATTTGATTATGACGAAGAATTAATTGAATCAATGCTAATTCCTTATACCTCAAAGATCTCCATGCATACTTTAAGGAGCGTAATTCGGATTGATAGCGAGCACGAAATTTTGACTCTTTTAAGTCCCTATTACGAAGTTATCAAAAATCTATTAGCAAAAGAAGAGACAATGGCTCAAACAGAAGCATTAAGATTTCTTAGAAACAAAATAATCAAACAAAAAATTCTTGAAAGCATGAATTTCACATATGTTCTGTGCTATCTATACTTATGTGAGTTTGAGTTCAGGGATCTGACATTTATCACCTTGGCTGTGCAACATAATGTGAAGCCAGATGATTATCTAATCTATAAAAAATAA
- a CDS encoding V-type ATP synthase subunit D produces MSSVLGAGVKLTRGFLLDLRKRVKFIEEGYKLLEMKRDELARELRLSLDLLGVKRSELEKEFEKAFQKLLIVHGSVGSQEIKSHRTSAGKMLGIDVMPISVMGILVPFLKITDKPSFKNKYGSIIRSAAHDFENLLENLLKVTELEMRIERIAEDLEKTNRKVNALEKIVIPDYNEVIKYIEDRIDEDMLEEIIRTKLVRTLIIKRRS; encoded by the coding sequence ATGTCTTCTGTACTTGGAGCCGGTGTTAAGCTAACAAGGGGATTCTTGTTAGATCTAAGAAAAAGGGTAAAGTTCATTGAAGAAGGTTACAAGCTTCTTGAAATGAAAAGAGATGAACTTGCCAGAGAACTACGTTTAAGCCTAGACTTATTGGGAGTAAAAAGAAGCGAACTTGAAAAAGAATTCGAAAAAGCATTTCAAAAGCTATTGATAGTACATGGTTCAGTGGGTTCTCAAGAAATAAAATCTCATAGAACATCAGCTGGTAAAATGCTTGGAATAGATGTAATGCCAATAAGCGTAATGGGAATTCTAGTCCCATTTCTAAAAATAACAGATAAGCCCTCCTTCAAAAACAAATATGGATCCATAATCAGATCAGCTGCCCATGATTTTGAGAATTTGCTTGAGAATCTTCTAAAGGTCACTGAATTAGAAATGCGTATCGAAAGAATTGCTGAGGACCTTGAAAAGACCAATCGCAAAGTAAATGCACTAGAGAAGATAGTAATTCCAGATTATAATGAAGTAATCAAATACATAGAAGATAGAATAGACGAGGATATGCTTGAGGAAATTATCAGGACGAAGTTAGTCAGAACACTAATTATTAAAAGGAGATCCTGA
- a CDS encoding V-type ATP synthase subunit B has translation MSEKSGLIYKTTSEIRGPLLVVEGVKGAAYDELVEIKLADGTEMIGNVLDTFSDKAVVQVFGRTEGLELNVSVRFTGEVIQIALSEDLIGRVFSGSFRPLDHMPEPFGAERREIFGSVLNPAAREPPSEFIQTGISTIDTMNSLVRGQKLPFFSEAGLPHNIAAAQVARQATVLGKEEEFAVVFCAMGIKNEEYEFFRREFEKTGALERAVMILNLADDPIIERIVAPRIAQTIAEYLAFDLDIHILTILTDLTNYGEALRSISVAKEEVPTRKGYPGYLYTDLATIYERAGKIKGKKGSVTLMPILTMPGGDITHPIPDLSGYITEGQLIFDRDLYFRGIYPPINVLPSLSRLMKDGIGVGKTREDHAEVSNQLYMSYAEGVKARGLVRIIGEVGLSERERKYLRFAEEFESRFVNQGVYENRPLERTLEIAWELLSMLPEDDLIRIREDYIKKYLSKMEATD, from the coding sequence TTGTCTGAAAAATCTGGATTGATATATAAGACTACCAGTGAAATACGCGGGCCCCTGCTTGTGGTCGAGGGTGTAAAAGGAGCAGCTTATGATGAGCTAGTTGAAATTAAACTGGCCGATGGTACTGAAATGATCGGAAACGTTCTCGATACATTCAGCGATAAGGCTGTTGTTCAAGTTTTTGGTAGGACCGAGGGACTTGAGCTTAATGTTTCTGTTAGATTCACTGGTGAAGTTATTCAAATTGCTTTATCAGAAGATCTTATTGGAAGAGTATTCAGCGGTAGTTTCAGACCGCTTGATCATATGCCTGAGCCATTTGGTGCAGAACGGAGGGAGATCTTTGGTTCAGTACTCAATCCGGCTGCAAGAGAACCACCAAGCGAGTTCATTCAAACAGGCATTTCAACTATAGATACGATGAATTCTCTGGTAAGAGGACAGAAGCTACCTTTCTTTTCTGAGGCGGGATTGCCCCATAATATCGCAGCAGCTCAAGTTGCAAGACAAGCGACTGTTCTTGGAAAAGAGGAGGAATTTGCCGTAGTATTCTGTGCTATGGGAATTAAAAATGAAGAATATGAATTCTTCAGAAGAGAATTTGAAAAAACTGGAGCTTTGGAAAGAGCTGTAATGATTCTAAATCTGGCAGACGATCCGATTATTGAAAGGATAGTCGCTCCACGAATAGCGCAGACTATAGCAGAATATTTAGCATTTGATTTGGATATACACATCTTAACAATATTGACAGACTTGACAAATTACGGCGAAGCTCTACGTTCAATATCGGTAGCTAAAGAGGAGGTACCAACTCGAAAAGGATATCCTGGTTATCTTTATACAGACTTGGCAACAATTTATGAGAGAGCTGGAAAGATTAAGGGTAAAAAAGGCTCAGTTACTTTAATGCCAATATTGACTATGCCAGGAGGAGATATTACCCATCCTATACCTGACTTAAGCGGTTACATAACCGAAGGGCAGCTTATCTTTGATCGTGACTTGTACTTTAGAGGTATCTACCCGCCAATTAATGTACTCCCATCGCTATCTAGACTTATGAAGGATGGAATTGGTGTCGGTAAAACTAGAGAAGATCATGCAGAAGTCTCTAATCAATTGTACATGTCTTACGCAGAAGGAGTAAAAGCTAGAGGTTTGGTAAGGATCATTGGAGAAGTTGGACTTAGCGAGAGAGAGCGAAAATATTTGCGTTTTGCTGAAGAGTTTGAGAGTAGATTCGTCAACCAGGGAGTCTATGAGAATAGGCCTCTTGAAAGAACTTTAGAGATAGCTTGGGAATTATTGTCAATGTTACCTGAAGATGACTTGATTAGAATCAGAGAGGACTACATAAAGAAATATCTTTCAAAGATGGAAGCAACTGATTAG